In Paenibacillus larvae subsp. larvae, the following proteins share a genomic window:
- a CDS encoding non-ribosomal peptide synthetase produces MMTFQKEHVQDIYPLSPMQEGMLFHSLEDTKSGAYFVQVVTSVYGELEPELLMKSFKRLVQRHDVLRTTFLYDNLKEPLQIVLSERPLDMCMKRLDGSSNEIKNEWISQFLKQDREKGFDITMDSLIRLALLETGGGEWTIVLSFHHILMDGWCSDLIFNELFRIYDSLKQGAAVEWSPAQPNSQYIKWLEKQDKEAAARYWKTYLNGYEPMARLPQRKKDASLPYKPMEYRFSVDREVTEQLQRIAQQNQVTLNVLFQTIWGILVQKYNDQHSVVFGSVINGRPAAIPGVEQMIGLFINTLPVRVQTGENQSFQSLLHQMHEQMIQSHEFGFFPLSQIQKESAGGLSLFDHIIVFDHNPVEKRWERTLSGLGLQVTEQRVIEQTNYDFNVVVLPESEMQVQFQYNAHVYDRVSVEQTGKHLIHLMHQIAQNPDRLIEDLSLITEEEQKQILEVFNNTKADYPRDKTIHELFEEQTECVPDQTAIVYEGQQMTYRELNERANQLARTLQAKGVKADQPVGIMVDRSLEMIVGLLGILKAGGAYVPIDPEYPKNRIEYMAADSGTKLLLTQSHLQDRVTFAGTVVNLNEESSYHEERSNLEHIVQPNHLAYVIYTSGTTGKPKGVMVEHRSVVRLVKNTNYVELNRNTRMLQTGTIAFDASIFEIWGAILNSGQLYLTKHEHIMNVSILKRLIQQHSINTMWLTSPLFNQLSQQDSHLFKNVNTLIIGGETLSLSPINQVRRDNPTLKMVNGYGPIENTTFSTTHLIDGEQTHAVPIGRPIRNSTAYVVDQSLHLQPVGVWGELIVGGDGVARGYLNEPKLTAEKFVQCPFIDNERCFRTGDIVRWTDNGSLEFKGRFDNRMKIRVYHIETGEIETALLNIEAVQEAIVLAQENENRDKALCAYYVANQSFEVSEMKEKLSGQLPSYMIPSYFVQLECMPLTPNGKIDRKALPLPDGKLQTGVEYVEPRTPIQKKIAEIWQDILGIEKIGISDNYYQIGGDSVKAIQICARLRKH; encoded by the coding sequence ATGATGACCTTTCAAAAAGAACATGTTCAAGATATATACCCCCTTTCCCCTATGCAGGAAGGGATGCTGTTTCATTCACTTGAAGATACAAAATCGGGCGCTTACTTTGTTCAGGTCGTAACTTCCGTTTACGGGGAATTGGAGCCCGAATTGCTGATGAAAAGTTTTAAAAGACTTGTTCAGCGCCATGATGTGCTCAGAACCACTTTTTTATATGACAACTTGAAAGAACCGCTTCAAATTGTATTAAGTGAAAGACCTCTTGACATGTGTATGAAAAGACTGGATGGTTCAAGCAATGAGATAAAGAATGAATGGATCAGCCAATTTCTGAAACAGGACAGGGAGAAGGGATTTGATATAACAATGGATTCCCTTATCCGGCTGGCCCTGCTGGAGACCGGCGGGGGCGAATGGACCATTGTGCTTAGTTTTCATCACATCCTGATGGACGGCTGGTGTTCGGATCTCATATTCAACGAGTTATTCCGTATTTATGACTCATTAAAGCAGGGTGCGGCAGTTGAATGGTCCCCTGCTCAGCCGAACAGCCAGTATATCAAATGGCTGGAAAAGCAGGATAAAGAAGCAGCGGCCCGTTACTGGAAGACATACTTGAATGGTTATGAGCCTATGGCCCGATTGCCGCAGAGAAAGAAGGATGCCTCTTTGCCCTATAAACCTATGGAGTACCGATTTTCAGTGGACAGAGAGGTAACGGAACAGTTGCAACGGATTGCCCAACAAAATCAGGTTACCTTAAACGTACTTTTTCAAACGATTTGGGGCATCCTTGTACAGAAATATAATGATCAGCATAGTGTCGTGTTTGGTTCCGTTATAAATGGCAGACCAGCTGCCATACCTGGAGTGGAACAAATGATCGGCTTGTTTATTAACACACTGCCTGTCCGGGTACAGACCGGAGAAAACCAATCTTTTCAATCTCTCCTGCATCAAATGCACGAACAGATGATACAATCTCATGAATTTGGTTTTTTCCCTTTGTCCCAGATTCAAAAAGAATCTGCCGGAGGCCTATCCTTATTTGATCATATTATCGTATTTGATCATAATCCTGTTGAGAAGCGGTGGGAACGTACCCTGTCCGGACTTGGCTTGCAGGTTACGGAACAAAGGGTGATTGAGCAGACCAACTATGATTTTAATGTAGTAGTATTACCGGAAAGCGAAATGCAGGTCCAATTTCAATATAATGCACATGTATACGACCGGGTGAGTGTAGAACAAACAGGAAAGCACCTCATTCATCTTATGCATCAAATAGCACAAAATCCGGATAGGCTGATTGAGGATCTAAGCTTAATTACCGAGGAAGAGCAGAAGCAAATTCTGGAGGTATTTAACAACACGAAAGCCGATTATCCAAGAGATAAGACCATTCATGAGTTGTTTGAAGAACAGACGGAGTGTGTACCAGATCAAACAGCGATCGTCTATGAAGGACAACAAATGACATATCGAGAGCTGAATGAGAGGGCGAACCAGCTGGCGAGAACACTTCAGGCCAAAGGTGTGAAAGCTGATCAGCCGGTTGGGATAATGGTAGATCGTTCTCTTGAGATGATCGTGGGCCTACTCGGTATCCTCAAAGCAGGCGGAGCATATGTGCCCATTGATCCTGAATACCCGAAAAATCGTATTGAGTATATGGCAGCGGATTCAGGAACAAAGTTGTTACTGACCCAAAGTCATTTGCAGGATCGTGTAACATTTGCCGGAACTGTAGTGAATCTTAATGAGGAAAGCAGTTACCACGAAGAACGCTCAAATCTGGAACATATCGTACAGCCCAATCATTTGGCCTACGTCATCTATACCTCGGGAACTACGGGGAAGCCAAAAGGGGTTATGGTCGAACATCGAAGTGTGGTTCGTTTAGTTAAAAATACGAATTACGTTGAATTAAATAGAAATACACGTATGTTGCAAACGGGGACTATTGCATTTGATGCGTCTATATTTGAAATTTGGGGCGCCATATTAAATAGTGGTCAGTTGTATCTGACAAAACATGAACACATCATGAATGTGTCTATATTAAAGAGACTGATTCAGCAACATAGCATTAATACAATGTGGTTGACATCACCATTATTTAATCAACTTTCCCAGCAAGACAGTCACTTGTTTAAAAATGTAAACACGTTAATTATAGGTGGAGAAACGCTATCTTTATCCCCTATTAATCAAGTGCGTCGTGATAATCCTACGTTAAAAATGGTGAATGGGTATGGTCCTATTGAAAATACAACATTTTCTACTACTCATCTGATTGATGGCGAACAGACCCATGCCGTACCTATAGGCCGCCCAATTCGAAACTCAACAGCTTACGTAGTGGATCAGTCATTACATTTACAACCAGTAGGAGTATGGGGAGAATTAATTGTAGGTGGAGATGGCGTGGCTCGTGGATATTTGAATGAACCAAAGCTAACGGCCGAAAAATTTGTACAATGTCCGTTTATTGACAATGAGCGATGTTTTCGTACAGGAGATATAGTTCGCTGGACAGATAATGGGTCCTTGGAGTTTAAAGGTCGATTTGATAATCGAATGAAGATACGGGTATACCACATTGAAACCGGAGAAATTGAGACAGCTTTATTGAATATAGAAGCTGTACAGGAAGCCATTGTTTTGGCACAAGAGAATGAGAATAGAGATAAAGCCTTATGTGCGTATTACGTAGCAAATCAGTCTTTTGAAGTAAGTGAGATGAAAGAGAAATTATCAGGGCAGTTGCCAAGCTATATGATTCCATCCTATTTTGTGCAGTTGGAATGTATGCCGCTAACGCCAAATGGGAAAATAGACCGGAAAGCACTGCCGCTGCCAGACGGGAAGTTGCAGACCGGGGTAGAGTATGTGGAACCTCGTACACCAATTCAAAAAAAAATAGCTGAAATTTGGCAGGACATTTTGGGGATTGAGAAGATTGGAATATCTGATAACTATTATCAGATTGGAGGAGATTCCGTTAAAGCTATTCAGATTTGTGCGCGGCTCCGGAAACATTAA
- a CDS encoding AMP-binding enzyme: MELGEIEKQLLCLDGIQEAVVLDITDSENIKFLCAYLMSDQPINTENLINELAKVLPKYMIPAYFVQLDYLPLTLNGKLNRKGLPLPHEIM, from the coding sequence GTGGAACTTGGGGAAATTGAGAAGCAATTGCTTTGTCTGGACGGTATCCAGGAAGCAGTTGTTCTAGATATAACGGATAGCGAAAATATAAAGTTTCTTTGTGCCTATCTGATGTCAGATCAGCCAATAAACACGGAAAATCTCATAAACGAACTTGCAAAGGTTTTGCCAAAATATATGATTCCAGCTTATTTTGTACAATTGGATTATTTACCATTGACGCTTAATGGAAAACTAAACCGTAAGGGACTGCCTCTACCTCATGAAATTATGTAG